Proteins from a single region of Leptospira venezuelensis:
- a CDS encoding TonB-dependent receptor plug domain-containing protein, whose protein sequence is MKLKKVLIKIAFLVAIAPLDLFAEVTFKARLFSRQKNQGESKTQVLLFETKKIYKTDAEGYFDAVVPSPGIYTFRILKVEDMQEIKGNVEASGQTVTLYTDTGSDSSIASPKAKVPKGTITVAAERDKPILSRTTIKYEEIKRMPGTFGEPLRALETIPGVVPSAAFGGGANNYVIRGSDPNSNLYLVDDLPILYPFHFDGLSAVVNANLIKSIDVYTGVFPANFNNALGGVIHIDTVDKVDKSQKNLIISAWSSSISYMSPTFGGKGYLIASARVGYLDRFVQGLTSALGADFPEGLRLPRFVDSQVKFVHNFNEHHQVSFHSFYSKDDFAANLPAKYQNDPANDSTAAFAGASISSGQGFRTQALRYTWKPIDTFSNRLTMISYDPFTDFNVSFGSIQGKNRASGAYNGIRQDAFWDPSKYFSAEFGTEYRLLNYYSTGSSIIQSDPNNLSPNPYDTQSPDFTTIPTNITAKGSYYNGYLTTKIRLGNLHIEPGARYDYIPYVNNSAFGPRAQASYKFEGIGKGTTVFGGGGNFFRFPLDTRFNKDSGNPHLDFEKVFKYGGGIEQLLEGDYQIKGEIFKQEYSSLIVDDPYITEPIGTNPDPYSSIAQPFITNKKLNYSNSGTGWSRGYELVLRKNSRPGTRNWFGWITYTWSQTFRNNNIFTPDPGSAPLNAQETQIAAEFYKNSKETLYDYDRTHVINMVFGWRWSQEWQFGARWSYLTSRPFTPIVGDDGGRFSNPSNGQTYWVPQYANNPALGEYINSRRLKPYHRLDIRFDRFFNYEWGYVNTFLEIVNVYLRENVGGEDFDNTKPYSKTNPSPSPTFGTIPLPGGVIIPFFNIGIEVKF, encoded by the coding sequence ATGAAGTTAAAAAAAGTTCTGATCAAAATCGCTTTCCTCGTGGCAATAGCGCCTTTGGATTTATTTGCAGAAGTAACCTTCAAAGCTAGGTTATTCTCCAGACAAAAAAACCAAGGGGAATCAAAGACCCAGGTTTTACTTTTCGAAACCAAAAAAATCTATAAAACAGATGCAGAAGGTTATTTTGACGCTGTAGTACCTTCTCCAGGCATTTATACTTTCCGTATCTTAAAAGTAGAAGATATGCAGGAAATTAAAGGTAACGTTGAAGCTTCAGGCCAAACGGTTACTCTTTATACAGATACAGGTTCGGATTCTTCCATCGCGTCCCCTAAAGCAAAGGTTCCTAAGGGTACAATCACGGTCGCTGCAGAAAGAGATAAGCCTATTCTTTCCAGGACAACGATCAAATACGAAGAGATCAAAAGGATGCCAGGGACTTTCGGAGAACCATTACGTGCATTGGAAACAATTCCGGGTGTGGTCCCTTCCGCGGCATTCGGCGGTGGGGCAAATAACTACGTAATCCGGGGTTCTGATCCGAACTCGAACTTATATTTAGTGGATGATCTTCCTATCCTCTATCCGTTCCACTTCGACGGATTGAGTGCTGTGGTAAATGCAAACCTGATCAAGTCAATCGACGTGTATACAGGTGTATTCCCTGCGAACTTCAATAACGCGCTAGGCGGCGTGATCCATATCGATACAGTGGATAAGGTAGACAAATCTCAGAAGAACCTGATCATCTCCGCTTGGTCCAGCAGTATCAGTTATATGAGTCCTACTTTCGGTGGGAAAGGTTATTTAATTGCTTCTGCTCGTGTTGGATACTTGGACAGATTTGTGCAAGGTTTGACTTCTGCATTAGGCGCTGACTTTCCAGAAGGTTTAAGACTTCCAAGATTTGTGGATTCTCAGGTAAAGTTCGTTCATAATTTTAACGAACATCACCAGGTATCTTTCCATTCATTCTATTCTAAAGATGATTTTGCAGCGAATCTTCCTGCTAAGTATCAAAACGACCCTGCGAATGATTCGACCGCTGCATTTGCGGGTGCAAGCATTTCCTCAGGACAAGGATTTAGGACACAAGCATTACGTTATACTTGGAAACCGATCGATACATTCTCTAATCGTTTAACAATGATCAGCTATGATCCATTCACAGACTTTAACGTATCTTTCGGTTCTATCCAAGGAAAGAATAGAGCTAGCGGTGCGTATAATGGTATCCGCCAGGATGCTTTCTGGGATCCGAGTAAATATTTCAGCGCTGAGTTCGGAACAGAATACAGATTATTAAATTATTATTCTACTGGTTCCAGTATCATTCAATCAGATCCGAACAATTTAAGTCCAAACCCTTATGATACTCAAAGTCCTGACTTCACTACTATCCCTACAAACATCACTGCTAAAGGTTCCTACTATAACGGTTATCTAACAACCAAGATACGTTTAGGAAATTTACATATCGAACCGGGAGCACGTTACGACTATATTCCATACGTAAATAATAGTGCATTCGGCCCTAGAGCTCAGGCATCATATAAGTTTGAAGGTATTGGGAAAGGAACTACTGTCTTTGGAGGTGGAGGTAATTTCTTCCGTTTCCCTCTGGATACTAGATTTAATAAGGACAGTGGAAACCCTCATTTGGATTTTGAAAAGGTATTCAAGTATGGTGGAGGGATTGAACAACTACTAGAAGGTGATTACCAAATCAAAGGAGAAATCTTTAAACAAGAATACTCTAGCCTTATCGTGGATGATCCTTATATTACCGAACCGATCGGGACTAACCCTGACCCATATTCCAGCATTGCTCAACCTTTTATCACAAACAAAAAGTTGAACTACTCTAATAGTGGGACTGGTTGGTCCAGAGGTTACGAATTAGTACTTCGTAAAAATTCTCGCCCAGGAACTAGAAACTGGTTCGGCTGGATTACCTATACCTGGTCTCAAACATTCAGAAATAATAATATATTCACCCCTGATCCTGGATCTGCCCCTTTGAACGCTCAGGAAACTCAAATAGCTGCAGAGTTTTATAAGAATTCTAAAGAGACATTATACGACTATGACAGGACGCATGTGATCAATATGGTCTTCGGTTGGAGATGGAGCCAAGAGTGGCAGTTCGGCGCCAGATGGTCCTACCTGACAAGTAGGCCGTTTACTCCTATTGTAGGGGATGACGGGGGAAGGTTTAGTAACCCCTCAAATGGCCAAACCTATTGGGTACCTCAATATGCCAATAACCCTGCCCTAGGAGAATATATCAATAGTCGTAGATTAAAGCCTTATCATCGACTTGACATCCGTTTCGATAGATTTTTCAATTATGAATGGGGGTATGTGAATACCTTCCTGGAGATAGTAAACGTATACCTGAGAGAGAACGTGGGTGGAGAAGATTTCGATAATACGAAACCTTATTCCAAAACGAACCCAAGTCCTAGTCCGACATTCGGAACAATTCCTTTGCCGGGCGGTGTGATCATTCCGTTCTTCAACATAGGTATCGAGGTTAAATTCTAA
- a CDS encoding LIC20211 family lipoprotein — protein MKTRISGLVLSILFAIFIISCATSSAGLATSTVPVADKKYKVISPVEGTKYWYTFDIAIIGIPLGEPPIDRLLEELKKEKEADALINVRYWTDKSIFIFLTVNRLHISAEAIKFEDEITDPKKKGR, from the coding sequence ATGAAAACTCGGATTTCCGGATTAGTCTTATCGATTCTGTTCGCAATATTTATCATCTCTTGTGCAACTTCTAGTGCCGGGCTTGCGACAAGTACTGTTCCGGTAGCGGATAAAAAATACAAAGTGATTTCTCCGGTTGAAGGAACAAAATATTGGTATACCTTTGATATCGCGATCATTGGAATTCCTTTAGGTGAACCTCCTATTGATAGACTATTGGAAGAATTGAAGAAGGAAAAAGAAGCAGACGCCCTTATCAATGTTCGCTATTGGACTGATAAATCTATCTTTATATTCTTAACTGTAAATCGTCTTCATATCTCTGCAGAAGCAATCAAATTCGAAGATGAGATCACAGACCCTAAAAAGAAAGGCCGTTAA
- the meaB gene encoding methylmalonyl Co-A mutase-associated GTPase MeaB, whose protein sequence is MPQTEGEKETHIRGSVKKKRLPDAETFSKGILSGDIVLLSRAITLVESTLHSHQELAEAILEKCLPHSGKSIRVGITGIPGVGKSTFIEAFGNHLLSQGRKIAVLTIDPTSQLSRGSILGDKTRMETLSRSNKAFIRPSPSGDSLGGVARKTRETIFLCEAAGFDTILVETVGVGQSETAVNSMVDIFLLLLIAGAGDELQGIKRGIMEMADLIAITKADGENIGRANRAKAETISAVHFLPSHESGMRTEVRTCSAVTGEGISEIWTEILNFIQTIKDKGYLDKKRKEQAKHWLHESVQSMLLDDFFSKLGNDFHKAEELVTQGLAGSYQTARKLVKYYKNEENQI, encoded by the coding sequence ATGCCTCAGACCGAGGGAGAAAAAGAGACCCATATCCGAGGCTCTGTAAAAAAGAAGCGCCTCCCGGATGCGGAAACTTTTTCCAAAGGAATTCTCTCAGGGGATATAGTTCTATTAAGTAGAGCTATCACTTTAGTAGAGAGTACGTTACATTCTCATCAAGAACTTGCAGAAGCTATATTAGAAAAATGTTTACCTCATTCTGGTAAAAGTATCCGAGTTGGTATCACCGGAATCCCCGGAGTAGGCAAAAGTACTTTTATAGAAGCCTTTGGAAATCATCTTCTATCTCAAGGTAGAAAGATCGCCGTTCTTACAATAGATCCTACCTCTCAATTATCCAGAGGGTCCATACTCGGAGATAAGACCAGAATGGAAACTCTCTCGCGCAGTAATAAAGCGTTCATACGCCCTTCTCCTTCGGGAGATTCCTTAGGTGGAGTTGCACGTAAAACTAGGGAGACAATCTTTTTATGCGAGGCGGCAGGATTTGATACAATCCTTGTAGAAACAGTAGGTGTTGGACAATCAGAGACCGCCGTCAATTCCATGGTGGATATCTTTCTTCTTCTTTTAATAGCGGGAGCTGGAGACGAATTGCAAGGGATCAAACGTGGAATCATGGAGATGGCGGACCTGATCGCGATCACCAAAGCAGACGGAGAGAATATTGGCAGAGCAAATCGTGCCAAAGCGGAAACAATTTCTGCAGTTCATTTTCTTCCTTCTCATGAATCAGGAATGAGAACTGAAGTTAGAACATGCTCGGCGGTTACCGGAGAAGGTATTTCCGAGATCTGGACTGAAATTTTAAACTTCATACAAACAATCAAAGACAAAGGTTACTTAGATAAAAAAAGAAAAGAACAGGCCAAACATTGGTTACACGAATCCGTACAATCCATGTTATTAGATGATTTCTTTTCTAAGCTAGGAAATGATTTTCATAAGGCAGAAGAACTTGTAACCCAAGGACTAGCAGGTTCTTACCAAACTGCCCGTAAACTTGTGAAGTATTATAAGAACGAAGAGAATCAAATTTAA
- the scpA gene encoding methylmalonyl-CoA mutase: protein MKRPTFSPNRTPITGDTKFESWSKEALDELGLSKLEDTIWNTPEKVPVKPVYVPKDVESLEHLDYAAGIPPFLRGPYSTMYVQQPWTIRQYAGFSTAEESNAFYRRNLAAGQKGLSVAFDLATHRGYDSDHERVLGDVGKAGVAIDSVLDMKILFDQIPLDQMSVSMTMNGAVIPTLAFYIVAAEEQGVKPEQLSGTIQNDILKEFMVRNTYIYPPEPSMRIIADIFKYTTDFMPKFNSISISGYHMQEAGATADIELAYTLADGLEYLRTGIKAGMDVDSFAPRLSFFWAIGMNHFMEIAKMRAGRLLWAKLVKTFNPKNNKSLALRTHCQTSGWSLTEQDPFNNVGRTCIEALAAALGHTQSLHTNALDEAIALPTDFSARIARNTQIYLQEETNIHRVVDPWGGSFYIESLTSQLAERAWELIQEVEELGGIAKAIETGIPKMRIEEAAARKQARIDSGRDVIVGINRYRPSKENPLDILDIDNTAVRESQIRKLNELKKNRDNAAVTAALNAITECAKTGNGNLLALAVDAARKRATLGEISFAMEKIFGRYKSVTHMIKGVYSEEIMDDPDFKKAKELSAKFAKLEGRQPRIMVAKMGQDGHDRGAKVISTSFADMGFDVDIGPLFQTPGEAAKQAIENDVHVLGVSSLAAGHKTLVPQVIQELKKLGREDILVIAGGVIPQQDYDYLYKAGVNGIFGPGTKISKAGAEILELLIKSVEG from the coding sequence ATGAAAAGACCTACATTCTCCCCTAACAGAACTCCAATAACTGGAGATACTAAATTCGAATCCTGGTCTAAAGAGGCCTTGGACGAATTAGGACTTTCTAAATTAGAGGATACGATTTGGAATACTCCTGAAAAAGTTCCTGTGAAACCTGTATATGTTCCTAAAGACGTTGAGTCCTTGGAACATTTGGATTACGCAGCAGGAATTCCTCCTTTCTTAAGAGGACCCTACTCTACTATGTATGTCCAACAGCCTTGGACAATCCGTCAGTATGCAGGATTTTCCACTGCAGAAGAATCAAATGCATTCTATCGTAGAAACCTCGCAGCAGGACAAAAAGGTCTTTCTGTAGCATTCGACCTTGCAACTCACAGAGGATACGACTCAGATCACGAAAGAGTTTTAGGAGACGTAGGAAAAGCGGGAGTTGCAATCGATTCCGTTCTGGACATGAAGATACTCTTCGACCAGATCCCTTTAGATCAAATGTCAGTCTCCATGACAATGAACGGGGCCGTAATTCCTACATTAGCTTTTTATATTGTAGCTGCGGAAGAACAAGGAGTAAAGCCGGAACAACTTTCAGGTACCATCCAGAATGATATCCTAAAAGAGTTCATGGTTAGGAATACTTACATCTATCCTCCTGAACCTTCCATGAGGATTATCGCGGATATTTTCAAATATACCACCGACTTCATGCCTAAGTTCAATTCCATCTCGATCTCCGGCTATCATATGCAGGAAGCAGGAGCTACTGCGGATATAGAACTTGCATATACATTGGCAGATGGGTTGGAATACCTACGCACCGGTATCAAGGCAGGAATGGATGTGGATAGTTTTGCACCTCGTCTTTCCTTCTTCTGGGCAATTGGTATGAACCATTTTATGGAAATTGCAAAGATGAGAGCAGGAAGACTTCTCTGGGCAAAACTTGTTAAAACATTTAATCCTAAAAATAACAAGTCTCTCGCTCTTAGAACTCATTGCCAAACTTCAGGTTGGAGTTTAACTGAACAGGATCCTTTCAATAACGTAGGAAGAACCTGTATCGAAGCACTTGCTGCAGCCCTCGGTCATACTCAGTCCTTGCATACAAATGCACTTGATGAAGCGATTGCACTTCCTACAGATTTCTCCGCAAGGATCGCAAGAAACACTCAGATCTATTTACAAGAAGAAACAAATATCCACAGAGTAGTGGATCCTTGGGGTGGTTCCTTCTATATTGAATCTTTAACTTCTCAACTTGCTGAAAGAGCTTGGGAACTCATTCAAGAAGTGGAAGAACTAGGCGGTATCGCAAAAGCGATAGAGACCGGAATCCCCAAAATGAGGATAGAAGAAGCAGCTGCACGTAAGCAGGCAAGGATCGACTCCGGTAGAGATGTGATCGTAGGCATCAATCGTTATCGTCCATCTAAAGAAAATCCTTTGGATATCTTGGATATAGATAACACAGCTGTTAGAGAATCTCAGATCCGCAAATTAAACGAACTTAAAAAAAATCGAGACAACGCTGCAGTAACAGCCGCCTTAAATGCAATTACAGAATGTGCCAAAACTGGAAATGGAAACCTGCTTGCACTTGCTGTAGATGCGGCTAGAAAAAGAGCGACTCTTGGCGAGATCTCTTTCGCTATGGAGAAAATTTTCGGCAGATATAAATCCGTCACTCATATGATCAAAGGAGTGTACTCGGAGGAAATCATGGACGATCCGGATTTCAAAAAGGCAAAAGAACTCTCCGCAAAATTTGCAAAGTTAGAAGGACGACAACCTAGGATCATGGTCGCTAAGATGGGCCAGGATGGACATGATAGAGGTGCAAAAGTAATTTCCACAAGCTTTGCAGATATGGGATTCGACGTCGATATAGGTCCTTTATTCCAAACTCCTGGAGAAGCAGCAAAACAAGCTATCGAAAACGATGTGCATGTGCTTGGAGTTTCTAGTCTTGCGGCAGGTCATAAAACTTTAGTTCCGCAGGTTATCCAAGAACTTAAAAAACTAGGAAGAGAAGATATCCTTGTCATCGCGGGTGGCGTCATTCCTCAGCAAGATTACGATTATTTGTATAAGGCAGGAGTGAACGGAATTTTCGGACCTGGAACAAAGATCTCCAAAGCCGGTGCAGAAATCCTAGAACTTCTGATCAAGAGTGTAGAAGGTTAA
- a CDS encoding methylmalonyl-CoA mutase family protein, which translates to MASKKLFSEFPPVSTEEWTNLITKDLKGADFEKKLVWETQEGFKIQPFYRKENLKGKEWLLSNLPGKFPYLRSTRKLTNDWSIRQDIDTPDLKTAKELAIEAISNGVSALGLVLADVGSGRKGIQIKNEKDLAFLLADLPLNEITLHFVAEEKSPELYSWLPKNKTLVGGLGYDPYRILARQGHSGGHGPETLKPILTELAGKWKNFRALTVHSSTFRDSGSTIVQELAYTLALGSEYLYRLGELGVSPEVVNSQTIFQFTIGPDYFLEIAKFRAARTLWAEIFSSYSSDKGEASLPFIEAETARYNYGIYDLHNNILRGTTEAISAAIGGAEIINVLPFDHLLQPADSFSLRIARNVQLLLKHESYLDKVADPSSGSYYIETITDQITEQAWNLFTEVEKDGGFLECLKSGKIQSSILESKKKKEENYSTRKEIFLGTNQYPNSKDKIQNKDLNKHVQSSALSSTSNELKVNALPEFFAGDAIEEIRMKTENYESKNKTSVKVLLLPLGDLKMKKARAIFSLNFLGCAGFNVIDPGSYETSEEAIAGIQKENPQMIVFCSSDEEVSTYVKEVLPKLKSKPLVYAAGYPKDILSELESAGVNGFIHVRSNLLETLSDLQKRLGIQ; encoded by the coding sequence ATGGCATCAAAAAAACTTTTCTCCGAATTTCCGCCGGTTTCTACCGAAGAATGGACGAACCTGATCACTAAAGATCTAAAGGGTGCGGACTTCGAAAAAAAACTGGTTTGGGAAACCCAAGAAGGATTTAAGATCCAGCCGTTTTATAGAAAAGAAAATCTGAAAGGAAAAGAATGGCTCCTCTCCAATCTTCCAGGAAAATTTCCTTATCTTAGATCTACTCGTAAGCTTACAAATGACTGGAGTATCAGACAGGATATCGATACTCCTGATCTAAAAACCGCAAAAGAATTAGCTATAGAAGCGATCTCCAATGGAGTTTCCGCACTTGGTCTTGTGCTCGCAGATGTCGGTTCCGGAAGAAAAGGGATCCAAATTAAGAATGAAAAGGATCTGGCATTCTTGCTCGCAGACCTCCCTCTGAACGAGATCACTCTTCATTTTGTTGCGGAAGAAAAATCACCCGAACTTTATTCCTGGCTTCCTAAAAACAAAACTCTTGTGGGAGGATTAGGTTATGATCCGTATCGAATTCTCGCAAGACAAGGCCATTCAGGCGGACATGGACCTGAAACTCTTAAACCGATCTTAACTGAACTTGCTGGTAAATGGAAAAATTTCAGAGCACTTACAGTTCACTCTTCTACATTTAGAGATAGTGGTTCCACAATTGTTCAGGAGCTTGCTTATACTCTCGCACTCGGTTCCGAATACTTATATCGTTTGGGGGAACTAGGAGTTTCTCCAGAAGTAGTAAACTCTCAGACAATTTTTCAATTTACGATTGGTCCTGATTATTTCTTAGAAATCGCAAAGTTCAGAGCGGCAAGAACTCTTTGGGCGGAAATATTTTCTTCTTATTCTTCTGATAAGGGAGAAGCTTCTCTTCCGTTTATAGAGGCTGAGACTGCTAGATATAATTACGGGATCTATGATCTTCATAATAATATTTTAAGAGGAACTACTGAAGCAATCTCTGCCGCGATAGGCGGCGCGGAGATCATCAATGTTCTTCCATTCGATCATTTACTACAACCTGCGGATTCTTTCTCTTTAAGGATCGCAAGAAACGTTCAGTTACTTCTAAAACATGAATCTTATTTGGATAAGGTTGCTGATCCTTCTTCGGGCTCTTATTATATAGAAACGATTACAGATCAGATCACCGAACAAGCTTGGAATTTATTCACTGAAGTGGAGAAGGACGGCGGATTCTTAGAATGTCTGAAATCTGGCAAGATCCAATCTTCCATTTTAGAATCCAAAAAGAAGAAGGAAGAAAATTACTCTACTCGTAAAGAGATCTTCCTAGGAACCAACCAATATCCGAATTCGAAAGATAAGATCCAAAACAAGGATCTGAACAAACATGTCCAGAGTTCGGCACTTTCTTCTACCTCTAATGAACTCAAAGTAAATGCACTTCCTGAGTTTTTTGCAGGAGATGCTATCGAAGAGATCCGAATGAAAACGGAAAATTACGAATCCAAAAATAAAACTTCCGTAAAAGTACTCCTTCTTCCTTTGGGTGACCTAAAAATGAAGAAGGCGAGAGCGATCTTCTCTCTCAACTTTTTAGGATGTGCAGGATTTAATGTAATCGATCCGGGAAGTTACGAAACTTCTGAAGAAGCAATTGCAGGCATCCAAAAAGAAAATCCTCAGATGATAGTATTCTGTAGTTCCGACGAAGAAGTTTCCACTTATGTAAAGGAAGTACTTCCTAAATTAAAATCCAAACCGCTTGTTTATGCGGCCGGTTATCCAAAAGATATTCTTTCAGAACTGGAATCCGCAGGTGTAAATGGATTTATCCATGTTCGATCCAATCTATTAGAAACTCTTTCCGATCTTCAAAAAAGGCTGGGAATCCAATGA
- a CDS encoding TerC/Alx family metal homeostasis membrane protein: MISFSQKDSTLFLIFSVVVGLLIYLDLFVLNKRAHKLSLRESGYWTLFWVTLAFSFSLLVYIFHEDPTNPGLAKQKTLEFLAGYLLEYSLSVDNLFVFIMIFGKFRIQSQYQPMILKWGIIGALLFRAAMIFSGAELVSRFDWILYFFGFLLLYSAWKMFFHDEEEDFDPEEMKLLKYARKILPMSKTFHPEKFLVKEHGKTLFTSTFLILIVVEFSDILFAIDSIPAIFSITQDSFIIYTSNVFAILGLRSLFFLLGGVMELFVYLKKGVSILLAFVGVKLLLPAFSGYIFGRVLHVSIEISLVVIIGTLALSILASIPHYLKTKNEGA; the protein is encoded by the coding sequence ATGATCTCGTTTAGCCAAAAAGATTCTACACTTTTTCTTATTTTTTCTGTCGTAGTAGGCCTTTTGATATATTTGGACCTATTCGTATTGAATAAAAGAGCCCATAAACTCTCTCTCAGAGAGTCGGGTTACTGGACCTTATTCTGGGTCACTCTTGCATTCAGTTTTTCTCTTTTAGTTTATATCTTTCACGAAGATCCGACAAACCCAGGACTCGCTAAGCAAAAGACCCTGGAATTTTTAGCAGGATACCTTCTAGAATATTCACTTTCTGTGGATAATCTTTTTGTATTCATTATGATCTTTGGGAAGTTCCGGATACAATCTCAGTACCAACCAATGATCTTAAAATGGGGAATCATAGGCGCGTTACTATTCAGAGCAGCGATGATATTCTCCGGTGCGGAATTGGTTTCAAGATTTGATTGGATTCTTTATTTCTTCGGATTCTTATTACTCTACTCTGCTTGGAAGATGTTCTTCCATGACGAAGAAGAAGATTTCGATCCGGAGGAAATGAAATTACTGAAGTACGCACGTAAAATCCTCCCGATGTCCAAAACATTCCATCCGGAAAAGTTTTTGGTGAAGGAACATGGAAAAACTCTTTTTACTTCTACATTCTTGATATTGATCGTTGTGGAATTCAGCGATATTCTTTTCGCGATTGATTCTATCCCTGCGATCTTCTCTATCACCCAAGATAGTTTTATCATCTATACTTCTAACGTTTTCGCAATTCTAGGACTCAGATCTTTATTTTTCCTGCTCGGTGGAGTGATGGAACTCTTCGTATATCTTAAAAAAGGGGTCTCTATTCTACTCGCATTTGTGGGAGTAAAACTTCTTCTTCCCGCGTTTTCAGGATACATATTCGGAAGAGTCCTCCATGTATCGATTGAAATCTCATTGGTAGTGATCATAGGAACTCTGGCACTTTCCATACTTGCTTCCATTCCTCATTATCTTAAAACGAAAAACGAAGGAGCCTGA
- a CDS encoding lysoplasmalogenase: protein MIYIIFPILALIHLGVLFLGTDIFLVRLISKIIPILYLIALSVGEGKWKTRAGIWLGIGLVFSLGGDTILAFPDKYFVFGLGSFLIAQLAYSVSFSWGNPVNILRLIPYVIFGASYFYWLLPGIAPELTAPVAVYVSAICVMGWRSAAREVSSRDRLLGILGAISFIISDSIIALGQFTPNKLPFHGVWVMSTYYLAQFLIYLSQEEEE, encoded by the coding sequence ATGATTTATATTATATTCCCGATTTTAGCCCTTATTCATTTGGGAGTTCTATTTTTAGGAACTGACATATTTCTTGTTCGTTTGATTTCCAAAATTATTCCCATTCTATATTTAATCGCGTTAAGTGTGGGAGAAGGAAAATGGAAAACTCGCGCCGGAATTTGGCTCGGTATAGGTTTGGTGTTTTCACTCGGTGGAGATACTATCTTAGCTTTTCCGGATAAATATTTTGTTTTCGGTTTGGGAAGTTTCTTAATCGCTCAGCTAGCATATTCCGTTAGCTTTTCATGGGGAAATCCAGTAAATATCTTAAGATTAATCCCTTATGTAATTTTCGGAGCTTCTTATTTTTATTGGCTTCTTCCAGGAATTGCTCCTGAGTTAACTGCTCCAGTCGCGGTTTACGTTTCTGCAATTTGTGTGATGGGTTGGAGATCCGCCGCTCGAGAAGTTTCTTCCAGAGATAGATTATTGGGAATTTTAGGTGCGATCAGTTTTATAATTTCCGATTCTATTATCGCACTTGGACAATTCACTCCAAACAAACTTCCATTCCACGGAGTTTGGGTGATGTCTACTTACTATTTGGCTCAATTTTTAATCTATCTTTCTCAAGAAGAAGAGGAATAA
- a CDS encoding ferritin-like domain-containing protein: MSIKPLKETTFLEAVAAAIQHEKDYFEFYMDTYEKLPPGRTRELFEKLAEEVDEHIKFITELYRVAEGAELPNLKQLAAIHKFHQSTLQKIMNKVERTIVGSGSKDAHEALELAIREAENSVAFYEKLTTKFEDSNIKLLFSKLMDYSQNYQSLLEAELNSFDQTRSAGGAYFWDEQAEEVAKAVGNSKPSGKSSKGLKPSKPVKKAAAKKVVKKAAPKKAKVVAKKKAAPKKAAPKKKAAKKKN; encoded by the coding sequence ATGAGTATTAAACCTTTAAAAGAAACAACATTTTTGGAAGCTGTTGCAGCTGCGATCCAGCATGAGAAAGACTACTTCGAATTTTACATGGATACGTATGAAAAACTCCCTCCGGGAAGAACTAGGGAATTATTCGAAAAACTTGCTGAGGAAGTGGATGAACATATTAAATTTATTACGGAACTTTACCGTGTCGCTGAAGGAGCGGAACTTCCCAACCTGAAACAATTGGCTGCCATTCATAAATTCCACCAAAGTACCCTTCAAAAAATAATGAATAAGGTGGAACGTACGATTGTAGGTTCCGGATCCAAGGACGCACACGAGGCTCTTGAGCTCGCAATCAGAGAAGCAGAGAATTCAGTAGCATTCTACGAGAAACTCACAACTAAATTCGAAGATTCGAATATTAAACTATTGTTTTCTAAACTAATGGATTATAGCCAAAATTACCAATCTTTGTTAGAGGCTGAGTTGAATTCATTCGACCAGACTCGTTCCGCAGGAGGAGCATACTTCTGGGACGAACAAGCAGAAGAAGTAGCAAAGGCAGTAGGAAATTCCAAGCCAAGTGGCAAGAGTTCTAAAGGGTTAAAACCTTCTAAACCTGTCAAAAAAGCTGCGGCTAAAAAAGTAGTGAAGAAAGCTGCTCCTAAAAAAGCAAAAGTAGTCGCTAAGAAAAAAGCTGCCCCTAAAAAAGCTGCTCCCAAGAAAAAGGCAGCCAAAAAGAAAAATTAA